AATGCAGCAAAGCGATTAGTGACGATTATGCTCATCGAAATAATCGATTAACGGAGGGCCGCTTTCGAAAAGTCCAACAGGTGTTGCGTTTTAGGCAAGCCGCTGGTCGAAGACGACCTGCGCCATGATGGATTGCGAGCGAGCGCGCCGCCTGCGCCGACAACAATCCGAAGTTGGGGTTTGACGTGTCCCCCTGATTTTCCTCCAAGTTGGATTAGAGTCCGCACTTTAGGTGCACTGCTACCCAACCTTGGACCGCGCAGGTCTGGAGTTTTCCGCCTTGCTCAGGTCCGGTGGGCTGGTTTCACCGGCTGAGTTTGCCAGCATGATCGGGGGGATATTCCCGATCGCGCTGTGCGGTCGTTCTTCGTTGTAGTGTCTACGCCAGGCCTCCAGCTTTTCGCAAGCATCTTGCAGATTCAGGAACCAATGAGCGTTCAGGCATTCGCTGCGCAGCTTGCTGTTGAACGCTTCGATAAAGGCATTGTCCGTGGGCTTGCCAGGGCGGGAGAAGTCCAGGATCACACCGCGTTGGTAAGCCCACAGATCCATGTCCCGAGAGATAAACTCACTGCCATTGTCCACCCTGATCGTCTTCGGATAGCCGATCTTCCTGCATGCCTGATCCAGCGTGGCGACCACGTCCTCACCGCGATAGCTGAACCGGGGATCGATCACCGGCGATAGCCGGGAGAACGTATCCACCACCGTCAGGATCCGCAGCTTGCGACCAGTCGCCAGCTCATCGTGCACGAAGTCCATTGCCCAGACATCGTTCGGTCGGACCGCCGGCGCACGATCCTCTCGCAGCTTCGCCTTCACTCGCCGCTTGGGCGTCTTGTTGCGCAGCTGCAGACCCAACTCCCTGTAAAGCCTGTAGACCTTCTTCAGGTTCACATGCCAACCGTCCCGACGCAGGATGTAATACACACGCCGATAACCATAGCGGACATGGGTCTCGCAGATCTCCTTGATGCGCTTCTTCAGAAAGGCCGGATCGGTTCGGCGCGACTGGTAGTGATAGGTCGACCGATCAAACTGCAAGGCAGAACATGCCCTACGGATCGTCACCTGCCAGTCCTGCCGAACAGCGTCGATAATCTCGCGCTTCCGATCCGGCCTTAGAGCTTTCGTTTGATGACATCCTGCAGCATCTCGCGGTCCAGCGTCAGGTCAGCGACGATCCGCTTCAGTCGGCCGTTCTCATCTTCCAGATCACGCAGACGTCGCATCTCCGACGGCATCAGCCCCGCGTATTTCTTCTTCCAGTTGAAGTAAGTCGCCTGGCTGATACCTGCCTTACGGCACACCTCCGCCACCGGCGTGCCTTCCTCGCCCTGCTTGATGACGAACGCCTTCTGCGCGTCCGTGAACTTCGATGCCTTCATGCCGTAACTCCTCGTCCAGCCAAGGATGTCTACGGCGGAAAACTCTAGCTCGAAACGGTCCGGTTTTCAGGTGGCAGAGCATAGGGTCCGGACTCATTAGAGCCACCATGTGACGAATGCTGCGATGGCGATGGTGGCCATGAATGTCTTGATGTTGCGGTCGAAGCGAGTGGCGACGCGGCGCCAGTCCTTGAAGCGGCAGACATGCGCTCTACGACATTGCGCTGACGGTAGATTTGCCGATCGTGCTGGATGTGCACTTTGCGGTTGGACCTGGCGGGGATGACCGGAGTGGTTCCGCGCTCGATAAGCCAGGAGCGCAAGGCGTTGCTGTCATAGCCCTTGTCGGCGACCAGATAGCGGGAGGGCGGTACGGCATTGATCGTCTGGATAGCGATCTTGGCATCGTGCGTGTTGCCCGGCGTCAGCAGGAGGATGTGCGGGCGGCCCTTCTCGTCGCAGACGGCATGGAGCTTGGTGTTGCGTCCGCCCTTGGTGATGCCGATACCATGAGCCAAGGCCCCCCTTTTGCGCCGCCGGCGGTGCGGTGGACCTTGATGCAGCTGCTGTCGATGAAGAGCCTTTCAGGGACGCCATCGACCCCGGCGAGCTGGGCGAAGATCCGTTCCCACACGCCGCGTTCGGCCCAGCGCCGGAAGCGGTTGTAGAGCATCTTCTTCGGACCGTAGACATGTTCCGGGCAGTCGCCCCAGCGACCACCGCTCTTCAGAGCCTAGACAATCCCGGAAAGCACGCGCCGGTCATCGACCCTTGGCATCCCGCGCGTATCATTCGGCAAGAGCGGCTCGATCCGTGCCCACTGATCATCCGGAGCCGAAGGCGTGCAAAGCACAAAACCAGAAGAAATCCGCCATTCACCAAGCCTCCTCGCTGGAGGCACGTGAATCACATTGCAGCGCCGGTGTGAATCCCGTTTATGGGTCCGGACCCTAGATTCGCCCTGTTTGCCAATGGTGCGCGCATCGTCAGCAATCCACAGTCCAGGGATTGTTGCGACAATACTCCAGCCGCTCTTTTTCCTCAGAGGCAGCGCGGCTTTCCGCAACATCGGAATTCTCGGCAGACTGGTCCATCATATTGGCGGTCGCGTTGGCGAGCAGTGCGAACCCGAGCATCAGAACGACGAAAACCGCCGTGCGCAGATTGAGTCCCAAACCGCGCGTAGATTCGTAGTGGTATTTCTTGTCGGAGCCGGTGACGAGATCCTTGGTAGTTCCGATCAAGTCCTTGGTTTCCGACGTCAGCATGAAAAATGAGAACAGGTTCATCGTCTTACTCCGTCGGGTCCAGCGCCCATGGGTTGGACGGGGATGTGTAGGGCACCGTTTCGGCAATGCGCTCGCTGCGTTTGCCCATGCACATGCTCGGCCCCCAGACGAGGATCGGCGCGACCATGCTGAAAACCATCATCCGCCCCCAGAACTTGAAGATGCCGTTGCCGATGCGCTCGTTAAGCGGCTTTTCGTAGTGATACGTCGCCTTGTCGCCGGACGCCCCTTCGACGACCGATTTGAAGATGCGACCGATGAAGAACATCGCGGTTCAGTTGCCCCAATCGCCGGAGGATTCGCCGGAGAGGGATTCGTCGCCCCAGTCGTCGCCGTAGTTGTCGCGCATGCGCTCGATCGCGCGGCGGGCGTGGCGTTCGTCCTGCATCTCGCGCGCGGTCCGCGCCAGCGCGGCACCCATGGCGGCGCCTTCCTGAATGTTGCCGATGTTTTCGGAGAAACTGCCGTCCCGGCTGTAGGAGGCCGCGCCCATTGCCACCGCGGCAGCCGCTTCGGGATCGTTGCCGAGATACGTGACCCCGGCCCCGAAAGCGAAGACCGCGATCAGCCAGATCGCTGCGATCGAGCCCAGCACAATCCGAAAAATCTTGCCCACAACGCGCCACCTTGTTGTCTCGCGCACGAGACTAGGGAGCAAATCTTGTCAGTCGGTTAAGGATGGGCGCGGGGCGCTCAGGCGTTCGGCTTCAGTCCGCATCGTCCTGCATGATGCCGTGCTTCTTGATGCAATGGCGCAGCTGGTCGTAGCTCAGCCCCAGTGCCTTGGCCGTCTGGCGCTGGTTCCAGCGGTGGCGGCCGAGCGCGTGTTCGACGATGGTTTTCTCATGCTCGTCCACTGCGGCGCGCAGGTCGTCGCAATCGGCAAAGTCGGGGATCGGCTGGCGTGATGTGGGTCGTGCAGGCGCTGCACCGGCAGGAGATGCGTCTTCGCGCGGCAGCGGTTCGGGCATCCACGGACTGTCGAAGGGGTCGAAAGTGACATCGGCGACCGGGCGGCTGTCGTCCTGCCAGCGATAGACGGCGCGCTCCGCCACATTGCGCAATTCGCGCACGTTGCCTGGCCAGTCGTGCTTCTCCATCGCCTCGCGCACATGGGGCGCGAAGCCCGGCCAGCGGTCCCACCCCAGCTCCGCCGCCATGCGCCGCCCGAAATAGTCTGCCAGCACTTCCACGTCGCCTTCGCGCACGCGCAGCGGCGGCAGGGTGATGACTTCGAAGCTGAGCCGGTCGAGCAGATCGGCGCGAAATCGGCCTTCCCTCGCCATTTGCGGCAGGTTCTCGTTGGTGGCGGCGACGATGCGCACGTCCACGCGGATCGGGCGGCTGCTGCCGATGCGGGTGACCTCGCCGTATTCGACCGCGCGCAGCAGGCGTTCCTGCGCGCCCATCGAAAGCGTGGCCAGTTCGTCGAGAAATAGCGTGCCCCGGTCGGCTTCCTCGAACCGCCCGGCGCGCGCCTTGGTAGCACCGGTGAAAGCGCCGGCTTCGTGGCCGAACAGCTCCGCCTCGATCAGCGTTTCCGGAAGGGCGGCGCAGTTCATGGTGACGAGCGGTTCGTCCCAGCGGGTGGAGAGGCGGTGGAGACGCTCGGCAATCAGTTCCTTGCCCGTCCCGCGCTCGCCGATCACGAGCACGGGGCGCCTCATCGGGGCCGCCTGGCTGGCCCGTTCCACCGCGTCGAGGAACGCGCCGGATTGGCCGATGAATTGTCCTTCCCGCTCCATGACGCCAATATATAGGAAATTTCACCAACCTGAGGCAACGGGCACCACATGTCGTTCGTCGAATTTTATTCAAGTATTTGATTTAACGCAGTAATTATAGTTTGGCACACCCCTTGCTATGTGATGAACAAGCACCGAGCGGTGCCACATTTGAAAGGATCACGATCATG
This sequence is a window from Alteriqipengyuania flavescens. Protein-coding genes within it:
- a CDS encoding IS3 family transposase (programmed frameshift); protein product: MKASKFTDAQKAFVIKQGEEGTPVAEVCRKAGISQATYFNWKKKYAGLMPSEMRRLRDLEDENGRLKRIVADLTLDREMLQDVIKPKALRPDRKREIIDAVRQDWQVTIRRACSALQFDRSTYHYQSRRTDPAFLKKRIKEICETHVRYGYRRVYYILRRDGWHVNLKKVYRLYRELGLQLRNKTPKRRVKAKLREDRAPAVRPNDVWAMDFVHDELATGRKLRILTVVDTFSRLSPVIDPRFSYRGEDVVATLDQACRKIGYPKTIRVDNGSEFISRDMDLWAYQRGVILDFSRPGKPTDNAFIEAFNSKLRSECLNAHWFLNLQDACEKLEAWRRHYNEERPHSAIGNIPPIMLANSAGETSPPDLSKAENSRPARSKVG
- the pspF gene encoding phage shock protein operon transcriptional activator, whose amino-acid sequence is MEREGQFIGQSGAFLDAVERASQAAPMRRPVLVIGERGTGKELIAERLHRLSTRWDEPLVTMNCAALPETLIEAELFGHEAGAFTGATKARAGRFEEADRGTLFLDELATLSMGAQERLLRAVEYGEVTRIGSSRPIRVDVRIVAATNENLPQMAREGRFRADLLDRLSFEVITLPPLRVREGDVEVLADYFGRRMAAELGWDRWPGFAPHVREAMEKHDWPGNVRELRNVAERAVYRWQDDSRPVADVTFDPFDSPWMPEPLPREDASPAGAAPARPTSRQPIPDFADCDDLRAAVDEHEKTIVEHALGRHRWNQRQTAKALGLSYDQLRHCIKKHGIMQDDAD